A single Lactuca sativa cultivar Salinas chromosome 8, Lsat_Salinas_v11, whole genome shotgun sequence DNA region contains:
- the LOC111897858 gene encoding uncharacterized protein LOC111897858, whose amino-acid sequence MKIGCLCEELDWTAHSHPRFWFLLFCKSTLLILWDITVLANRIAWVIGSIVNTEQSAFVKGHQILDGPLIQACLNLAKASMLVIESLYQEFCIKRGLGQCDPLSSYLFIIVMEGLHVALEDVNFADLLSGVVVGPNNLILSYLFYVDDVLLLGEWSKRNTKNMIMMLNYFYLVSRLKMNLHKSNLYGVGVQPDEVVEMATITGCASGKLLFLYLGLLVIENMARVRSRQRLFD is encoded by the exons ATGAAAATAG GTTGTTTATGTGAAGAGCTCGACTGGACTGCACACTCACATCCAAGATTTTGGTTTCTGCTGTTTTGCAAATCAACTCTGTTAATCTTATG ggacattaCAGTTCTCGCCAATCGGATTGCTTGGGTAATTGGGTCAATTGTTAATACAGAGCAATCCGCTTTTGTAAAGGGTCATCAAATTCTTGACGGGCCATTG ATTCAGGCATGCTTGAACTTGGCTAAAGCATCCATGCTAGTTATTGAGAGCCTGTATCAGGAGTTCTGTATCAAGAGAGGTCTTGGACAGTGTGACCCACTCTCATCGTATTTGTTCATTATTGTTATGGAAGGATTACATGTGGCTCTTGAAGATGTAAATTTTGCAGATCTTTTGAGTGGAGTAGTGGTGGGGCCGAATAATCTTATCTTGTCATACCTCTTTTATGTGGATGATGTGTTATTGTTGGGTGAATGGTCTAAGAGAAATACAAAAAACATGATTATGATGCTTAACTATTTTTACCTTGTGtcaaggttaaagatgaaccttCATAAATCAAATTTGTATGGTGTGGGGGTTCAACCTGACGAAGTGGTCGAGATGGCAACGATTACTGGTTGTGCCTCAGGTAAGCTTCTGTTTCTTTATCTAGGGCTTCTAGTGATTGAAAATATGGCTCGAGTTCGGAGTAGGCAGAGGCTTTTTGATTGA
- the LOC111897868 gene encoding methyl-CpG-binding domain-containing protein 4, protein MEKGSANGSSAVKKSPKSSAKRVRGPPQSSVDTFAVQCNECFKWRTLTTEEEFEEYRSKQSEDPFVCKKLEGIECDSPADIEYDSSRTWVMDKPNIPKTPKGFQRIIILRRDYSKMDVQYVTPDGTRIRAAPGIITYLKEHPEYSDISATDFCFTSPKVMSDTIPEHIEKKSPGGSNKKPKKSS, encoded by the exons ATGGAGAAAGGTTCTGCGAATGGCTCGTCAGCGGTGAAGAAGAGTCCGAAATCGTCGGCTAAG AGAGTAAGGGGCCCACCTCAGAGTTCTGTTGACACATTTGCTGTGCAATGTAACGAGTGTTTCAAATGGAGGACATTGACAACAGAAGAAGAGTTTGAAGAGTACAGAAGCAAGCAGAGTGAAGATCCATTTGTGTGCAAAAAACTGGAAGGAATCGAATGTGATAGCCCTGCTGACATTGAATACGATTCCTCAAGAACATGGGTGATGGATAAACCCAACATCCCAAAAACCCCAAAAGGTTTTCAAAGAATAATTATTCTGAGAAGAGATTACTCTAAAATGGATGTGCAGTATGTGACACCTGATGGAACAAGGATAAGAGCAGCTCCTGGAATCATCACATATCTTAAAGAACATCCGGAATACAGTGATATCTCAGCAACTGATTTCTGCTTCACATCTCCAAAGGTAATGAGTGATACCATTCCTGAACATATTGAGAAGAAAAGTCCAGGTGGCAGCAACAAGAAACCCAAAAAatcaagttga